In the genome of Caulobacter flavus, the window TGCCGGGGCTCGAGACCCTGGCCCTCACGGTCGTCGCCGGACGCGGCGCGGGCTACGAGGATCCGGCGCGGTCGGGCTGGTCGCACCTGCTCGAGCACATGGTGTTCAAGGGCGCGGGCGGGCGCAGCGCGCGCGACATCGTCGAGGTGATCGAGGCCGAGGGCGGCTCGATCAACGCCGCCACCGGCTACGAGCGCACCAGCTTCCAGGTGCGGGCGCTGAAGGGCGGGGCGGGCCTGGCCATGGCGGTGATCGCCGACCTGGTGCGCCGTCCGACGCTGGACGCCGGCGACCTGGCCCGCGAGAAGCAGGTGGTGGCCCAGGAGATCGCCGAGGCCGCCGACGCGCCTGACGACTACGTCTTCGACCTGCTGCAGAAGGGCGCCTGGGGCGACCACCCCGTCGGCCGGCCGATCCTGGGCACGGTCGACAGCGTCGAGGCCGCGACGCCGCAGGCGCTGGCCGAATGGCGCGCGGCGCTCTACGCGGCCGACCGGCTGGTGATCAGCGCCACGGGCGCGGTCGACGAGGCCGAGATCCTGGCGCTGGCGCAATCCGCCTTCGGCGACCTGCCGGCGACGCCCGGCGCGCCCATCCCCGATCCCGCGCCGTTCGTGGGCGGCGCTTTCGCCGAAACCCGCAAGCTGGAGCAGGCCCACCTCGTCCTGATGCTGCCGGCCGCCGGCTCGCGCGACGACGACTACTTCGCCCTGCGCGTCTTCGCCGAGGCCCTGGGCGGGGGCATGTCGTCGCGGCTGTTCCAGGAAGCCCGCGAGAAGCGGGGTCTGGCCTACAACATCGACGCCTATGCCGACACCTATGCCGACATCGGCGGGCTCGGCATCTATGTCGGCTGCGCGGCCAAGGACGCGGCCGAGACCGCCCGGGTCTGCGCCGAGCAGGTGCTGGCCCTGGTCGAACGCATCGAGCCGGCCGAACTGGCCCGCTGCAAGGCCCAGCTGAAGGCGCACATGTTCATGGCCCGAGAGCAGCCGCTGGCCCGGGCCGAACAGAACGCCGGCCAGGCCCTGACCTTCGGCAAGCTGTTCCCGCCGGCCGAGCTGGCGGCCGGCGTCGACGCGGTCACCGCCGAGGACATCACCCGCCTGGGCCGGCGCATGCTGGACCCCGCCCGGGCGGCCACCGCCGTGCTGGGGGCCAAGACCGCGCTTTCGGCCGGGGAAATCTTCCGGCGGACGTTGTTCGACGGCCGATAAGCCGCGATGGTGCGCGCCTGAAGTTTCGAGACCGACTGCTTGTCCGCCATCCTCCGACTGTTCCGCATCGACCATGGTCCGCGCATTGACGCCGAGCGGGTCTATCTGCGCCTGCCGCGCCTGGCCGACCACAAGCCGTGGGCGCAGCTGCGGGCGGCCTCGCGCGGCTACCTGACGCCCTGGGAGCCCAGCTGGCCGGCCGACGACCTGACCCGCACGGCCTTCCGCCAGCGGCTGGCGGCCTACGCCCGCGAGCTGGAGACCGGCGAGGCCTTTCCGTTCTTCGTGTTCCGCAAGGACGACGACGCCATCGTCGGCGGGGTGCGGCTGTTCAACATCCGCCGGGGCGTCTCGCAGACCGGCGTGATGGGCTACTGGAGCGGCGAGGCCCATGCCGGGAAGGGCTACACGACCGAGGCGGTGAAGGCGGTGATCGACTTCGCCTTCGGGCCGCTGGGGCTCCACCGGCTCGAGGCCGCGTGCATGCCGCACAACGTGCGCTCGGCGGACCTGTTGTCGCGCTGCGGGTTTTCCGAGGAAGGATACGCCCGCGCTTATCTCAAAATTAACGGCGAGTGGCGAGATCATCGTCTGTTCGGGTTGATCGCTCCCACCTAGCGACCGCCCGGGCTGTGACGCCGGCTTTCTCGGCGTGGGAACGGGCATGTCATTCAAGGTTGCCGAGCGACGGATCTGGGACGCGACGACCACGCTGGAAGCGCTGGGCGCCGCCGAGGTCGCGCTGTGGCACTGGGAGCCCGAGTCCGACCGCCTGCGCATCAACGGCGCGGCCCGGGCCCTGGGCCTGTCGCCGCTCGCGCCCGAATGTTCCTCCGCCGCCTTCCGGGCTCTGGCTCTGCCGCAGGACCGCGCCCAGGCCGAGGAGCTGCTGCGCGTCCGTGAAGCCGGGGCCGAGATCGTCGTGCGCCTGCGCATGCGCAGCGGCGGCGTCTGCATCTGGCGGGGCGTGTGGCTGGAGGAGGGCGTGCGCGCCGCCGGCGTGATCGCCCCGGAAGTGAAATTCGCCGCCTCCGGCAAGGACGAACTGACCGGTTTGCTGGACCGCCGCAGCTTCATCGCCCGCGCCCGCGAGCGCCTGACCCACGACGGCGTGCACGAACTGGTCGTGGCCGACCTGGACCGCCTGCGCCGCCTGAACGAGGCCCTGGGCCACGAGCGGGCCGACCTCGTTCTGGCCGCCCTGGGCTCGCGCCTGGCCGCCGCCTTCCCCGAGGGCTCGATCCTGGGCCGCATCGGCGAAGACGAGTTCGCCGTGCTGTGCGAGCCCAAGGGCTACGAGC includes:
- a CDS encoding M16 family metallopeptidase, with amino-acid sequence MTLPTLHTLKNGVRVVCDPMPGLETLALTVVAGRGAGYEDPARSGWSHLLEHMVFKGAGGRSARDIVEVIEAEGGSINAATGYERTSFQVRALKGGAGLAMAVIADLVRRPTLDAGDLAREKQVVAQEIAEAADAPDDYVFDLLQKGAWGDHPVGRPILGTVDSVEAATPQALAEWRAALYAADRLVISATGAVDEAEILALAQSAFGDLPATPGAPIPDPAPFVGGAFAETRKLEQAHLVLMLPAAGSRDDDYFALRVFAEALGGGMSSRLFQEAREKRGLAYNIDAYADTYADIGGLGIYVGCAAKDAAETARVCAEQVLALVERIEPAELARCKAQLKAHMFMAREQPLARAEQNAGQALTFGKLFPPAELAAGVDAVTAEDITRLGRRMLDPARAATAVLGAKTALSAGEIFRRTLFDGR
- a CDS encoding GNAT family N-acetyltransferase is translated as MSAILRLFRIDHGPRIDAERVYLRLPRLADHKPWAQLRAASRGYLTPWEPSWPADDLTRTAFRQRLAAYARELETGEAFPFFVFRKDDDAIVGGVRLFNIRRGVSQTGVMGYWSGEAHAGKGYTTEAVKAVIDFAFGPLGLHRLEAACMPHNVRSADLLSRCGFSEEGYARAYLKINGEWRDHRLFGLIAPT